From Astyanax mexicanus isolate ESR-SI-001 chromosome 13, AstMex3_surface, whole genome shotgun sequence, the proteins below share one genomic window:
- the fam120c gene encoding constitutive coactivator of PPAR-gamma-like protein 2 isoform X2 produces MGVQGFQEYLEKRCPGAAVPVDLLKLARTAGRQPPHHHPHPPHHHHPHPHHPGSLPPPPPPPPARILVDADSGLQRLYGGYQTDWVCGGEWNAMLGYLAALSQACLYQGGLELVVVFNGTLGKERWPEWARRAQGQRQTAQLIVNHVGSKATPPPRAWFLPPACLSHCVRLAMFRFRVRVVQTLEDHHQEVLSLYRDYGFQGLIAQDSEFALCNVPAYFSSHALKLSWNGKNLTTHQYLLSEAARQLGLKTQHLPIFAALLGNHILPDEDLAAFHWSLLGPEHPLASLKVRAHQLVLPPCEVVIKAVSDYVASIKDLGNLDAVARDVFKQSQSRTEDKIDRFKKAVEYFSAASKPRPLSMGPSPYLFPGFGPGQFGGPPGHMGAVQPGKAQFGPPQVSGVKVPYPGGPYGPGPASGHALLFQNPPPSLQECNDSSVGKMGFAEWSAPYDSAQGGNRLPNHHTAAPSGPSPSPSSSSDGEEQNDTSTNHLADKSSRWEDPSGRGGGSSGDGHQGNGSGPSIPSLLSMATRSHMDITTPPLPQVSAEVLRVAEHRHRRGLMYPQIYHILTKGEMKMPVCIEDECNPDLPPASLLFRSARQYAYGVLFSLAETQRRLERLAMRKRTPLEVPPVIVKEWCASKAKSALTPELVPALCFREWTCPNLRRLWLGRASEDRSRRTRAFLACMRSDCPALLNPACVPSHLLLMCCVLRYMMQWPGGRILQRHELDAFLAQAVSNQLYEPDQLQELKVEKVDNRGVQLASLFMSGVDTALFVNDVCGQPLPWDHCCPWGFFDGKLFQSKLAKATRDRAALLDMCEGQEELVSRVEKMRQAILEGINLSRPPPPPPPLPPPAFLPPAMVPPFYPMHPLYPPRPLGSMPPPHHQHRPRAFPGIQSIPPQGGKLEIAGMVVGQWAGNKPLRGRGGFNMQVVSVGGGKGGKEMTPKGRGGKKITTNRTQNLSSSPPSTSPPKLAEEPKTVGRPSGTGERAGGVSQQLNGSSSGSATGQPIDLPPQPIQCALASRDNQSGDGVEVEAPCCLDDCPSDGALQKEE; encoded by the exons ATGGGAGTGCAGGGCTTTCAGGAGTATTTGGAGAAGCGCTGCCCTGGGGCGGCGGTCCCCGTGGACCTACTCAAGCTCGCTAGAACAGCAGGCCGACAGCCTCCACACCACCACCCTCATCCTccgcaccaccaccacccccatcCTCATCACCCCGGCTCGCTGCCTCCGCCCCCGCCGCCGCCGCCCGCGCGGATCCTGGTGGACGCAGACTCGGGCCTCCAGCGGCTCTATGGCGGCTACCAGACCGACTGGGTGTGCGGCGGCGAGTGGAACGCCATGCTGGGCTACCTGGCGGCCCTGTCTCAGGCCTGCCTTTACCAGGGCGGCCTGGAGCTCGTCGTCGTGTTCAACGGCACGCTCGGCAAGGAGCGCTGGCCTGAGTGGGCGCGGCGGGCGCAGGGGCAGCGGCAGACCGCGCAGCTCATCGTCAACCACGTCGGCAGCAAGGCCACGCCGCCCCCGCGAGCATGGTTCCTGCCACCCGCCTGCCTGAGCCACTGCGTCCGCCTCGCCATGTTCCGCTTCCGCGTGCGG GTGGTACAGACACTTGAGGACCACCACCAGGAGGTGCTTTCTCTGTACAGAGACTACGGTTTTCAGGGCCTGATTGCACAGGACTCGGAGTTCGCTCTATGCAATGTCCCAGCCTATTTCAGCTCCCATGCTCTCAAGCTCTCCTGGAACGGCAAGAACCTGACCACTCATCAGTACCTGCTCTCTGAGGCTGCTCGCCAGTTGGGTCTCAAAACCCAGCATCTGCCCATCTTTGCTGCCCTGCTTG GGAACCACATTCTGCCAGATGAAGACCTGGCTGCCTTTCATTGGAGTCTCTTGGGTCCAGAACACCCTCTTGCCTCCCTTAAG GTAAGGGCTCATCAGTTAGTCCTTCCTCCCTGTGAGGTTGTGATTAAGGCTGTATCAGATTATGTTGCATCCATCAAAGATCTTGGGAACCTGGATGCTGTGGCCAGGGATGTATTTAAACAGTCTCAG TCTCGGACTGAAGATAAAATCGATAGGTTTAAGAAGGCAGTGGAGTATTTTTCAGCGGCCAGTAAACCAAGACCTCTTTCAATGGGACCTTCTCCTTACCTCT TTCCAGGTTTTGGGCCTGGTCAGTTTGGCGGACCTCCTGGCCACATGGGGGCAGTACAGCCTGGAAAAGCCCAg TTTGGTCCACCCCAGGTATCAGGTGTTAAGGTGCCTTATCCAGGTGGGCCCTACGGACCCGGTCCGGCCTCTGGTCATGCCCTTCTATTCCAGAACCCACCTCCATCACTGCAGGAATGCAATGATTCTTCTGTTGGGAAAATGGGCTTTGCTGAATGGTCTGCTCCTTATGATTCCGCTCAAGGTGGCAACCGACTGCCCAACCACCACACAGCAGCTCCCTCAGGCCCTTCCCCCTCACCGTCTTCTTCCTCAGATGGGGAGGAGCAAAATGACACCAGCACTAA TCATTTGGCCGACAAGTCCTCTAGATGGGAAGATCCCAGTGGCCGTGGAGGAGGCTCCTCCGGGGACGGTCACCAGGGTAACGGGAGTGGGCCATCTATTCCATCACTGCTGTCCATGGCAACACGGAGCCACATGGACATCACAACCCCACCCCTGCCACAGGTCAGTGCGGAGGTACTGAGAGTGGCAGAGCACAGACACAGGAGAGGACTCATGTACCCACAGATCTACCACATCCTCACCAAG GGGGAGATGAAGATGCCAGTGTGTATAGAGGACGAGTGCAATCCCGACCTGCCTCCTGCCTCTCTACTGTTCCGTTCAGCCCGGCAGTATGCCTACGGGGTGCTGTTCAGCCTGGCCGAAACCCAGAGGAGGCTGGAGAGGCTGGCCATGCGCAAGCGCACTCCACTTgagg TGCCTCCGGTCATTGTTAAGGAATGGTGTGCCAGCAAAGCCAAGTCAGCTCTGACCCCGGAGCTGGTTCCAGCACTCTGTTTCCGGGAGTGGACCTGTCCCAACTTGAGGCGTCTGTGGCTGGGCCGAGCCTCGGAGGACCGCAGCCGCCGCACCCGTGCATTCCTGGCCTGCATGCGCTCAGACTGCCCTGCTCTGCTCAACCCTGCCTGCGTGCCATCCCACCTGCTGCTCATGTGCTGTGTCCTCAG GTATATGATGCAGTGGCCTGGTGGCCGCATTCTCCAACGCCACGAGCTTGATGCCTTTTTGGCCCAAGCTGTGTCTAACCAGCTCTATGAGCCTGATCAACTCCAGGAACTCAAG GTGGAGAAAGTGGATAACCGTGGAGTTCAGCTGGCCTCCCTGTTCATGAGTGGCGTGGACACTGCCCTTTTTGTGAATGATGTGTGTGGGCAGCCTCTGCCCTGGGACCACTGCTGCCCATGGGGCTTCTTTGATGGGAAACTGTTTCAGAGCAAATTGGCCAAGGCTACCAGAGACCGTGCTGCCCTGCTGGACATGTGTGAAGGCCAG GAGGAACTTGTGTCTCGCGTGGAGAAGATGCGACAGGCCATTCTAGAGGGCATCAACCTTTCACgaccccctcccccacccccacctcTGCCACCCCCAGCGTTCCTGCCTCCTGCTATGGTGCCACCTTTCTACCCTATGCACCCACTGTACCCACCACGGCCCTTGGGTTCAATGCCCCCTCCGCACCACCAGCACCGGCCAAGAGCCTTCCCAG GAATCCAGTCTATACCGCCTCAAGGTGGGAAGCTGGAGATTGCTGGTATGGTTGTGGGTCAGTGGGCTGGAAACAAACCATTGCGTGGCAGAGGGGGATTTAACATGCAGGTGGTTTCAGTGGGAGGAGGGAAAGG GGGTAAAGAAATGACGCCAAAAGGAAGGGGAGGGAAGAAAATTACCACCAACCGAACACAG AATCTCTCCTCATCGCCCCCCTCTACCAGCCCCCCGAAGCTGGCAGAAGAGCCCAAGACAGTGGGGCGGCCCTCTGGAACTGGTGAGAGAGCTGGGGGCGTGTCCCAGCAGCTGAATGGCAGCTCTTCAGGAAGCGCCACTGGTCAACCCATTGACCTGCCACCACAGCCAATCCAGTGTGCCTTAGCCAGCAGAGACAACCAATCAGGAGATGGGGTAGAGGTAGAGGCCCCTTGTTGCCTTGACGACTGCCCATCAGATGGTGCACTACAGAAAGAGGAGTAA
- the fam120c gene encoding constitutive coactivator of PPAR-gamma-like protein 2 isoform X1: MGVQGFQEYLEKRCPGAAVPVDLLKLARTAGRQPPHHHPHPPHHHHPHPHHPGSLPPPPPPPPARILVDADSGLQRLYGGYQTDWVCGGEWNAMLGYLAALSQACLYQGGLELVVVFNGTLGKERWPEWARRAQGQRQTAQLIVNHVGSKATPPPRAWFLPPACLSHCVRLAMFRFRVRVVQTLEDHHQEVLSLYRDYGFQGLIAQDSEFALCNVPAYFSSHALKLSWNGKNLTTHQYLLSEAARQLGLKTQHLPIFAALLGNHILPDEDLAAFHWSLLGPEHPLASLKVRAHQLVLPPCEVVIKAVSDYVASIKDLGNLDAVARDVFKQSQSRTEDKIDRFKKAVEYFSAASKPRPLSMGPSPYLFPGFGPGQFGGPPGHMGAVQPGKAQFGPPQVSGVKVPYPGGPYGPGPASGHALLFQNPPPSLQECNDSSVGKMGFAEWSAPYDSAQGGNRLPNHHTAAPSGPSPSPSSSSDGEEQNDTSTNHLADKSSRWEDPSGRGGGSSGDGHQGNGSGPSIPSLLSMATRSHMDITTPPLPQVSAEVLRVAEHRHRRGLMYPQIYHILTKGEMKMPVCIEDECNPDLPPASLLFRSARQYAYGVLFSLAETQRRLERLAMRKRTPLEVPPVIVKEWCASKAKSALTPELVPALCFREWTCPNLRRLWLGRASEDRSRRTRAFLACMRSDCPALLNPACVPSHLLLMCCVLRYMMQWPGGRILQRHELDAFLAQAVSNQLYEPDQLQELKVEKVDNRGVQLASLFMSGVDTALFVNDVCGQPLPWDHCCPWGFFDGKLFQSKLAKATRDRAALLDMCEGQEELVSRVEKMRQAILEGINLSRPPPPPPPLPPPAFLPPAMVPPFYPMHPLYPPRPLGSMPPPHHQHRPRAFPGIQSIPPQGGKLEIAGMVVGQWAGNKPLRGRGGFNMQVVSVGGGKGRGKEMTPKGRGGKKITTNRTQNLSSSPPSTSPPKLAEEPKTVGRPSGTGERAGGVSQQLNGSSSGSATGQPIDLPPQPIQCALASRDNQSGDGVEVEAPCCLDDCPSDGALQKEE; the protein is encoded by the exons ATGGGAGTGCAGGGCTTTCAGGAGTATTTGGAGAAGCGCTGCCCTGGGGCGGCGGTCCCCGTGGACCTACTCAAGCTCGCTAGAACAGCAGGCCGACAGCCTCCACACCACCACCCTCATCCTccgcaccaccaccacccccatcCTCATCACCCCGGCTCGCTGCCTCCGCCCCCGCCGCCGCCGCCCGCGCGGATCCTGGTGGACGCAGACTCGGGCCTCCAGCGGCTCTATGGCGGCTACCAGACCGACTGGGTGTGCGGCGGCGAGTGGAACGCCATGCTGGGCTACCTGGCGGCCCTGTCTCAGGCCTGCCTTTACCAGGGCGGCCTGGAGCTCGTCGTCGTGTTCAACGGCACGCTCGGCAAGGAGCGCTGGCCTGAGTGGGCGCGGCGGGCGCAGGGGCAGCGGCAGACCGCGCAGCTCATCGTCAACCACGTCGGCAGCAAGGCCACGCCGCCCCCGCGAGCATGGTTCCTGCCACCCGCCTGCCTGAGCCACTGCGTCCGCCTCGCCATGTTCCGCTTCCGCGTGCGG GTGGTACAGACACTTGAGGACCACCACCAGGAGGTGCTTTCTCTGTACAGAGACTACGGTTTTCAGGGCCTGATTGCACAGGACTCGGAGTTCGCTCTATGCAATGTCCCAGCCTATTTCAGCTCCCATGCTCTCAAGCTCTCCTGGAACGGCAAGAACCTGACCACTCATCAGTACCTGCTCTCTGAGGCTGCTCGCCAGTTGGGTCTCAAAACCCAGCATCTGCCCATCTTTGCTGCCCTGCTTG GGAACCACATTCTGCCAGATGAAGACCTGGCTGCCTTTCATTGGAGTCTCTTGGGTCCAGAACACCCTCTTGCCTCCCTTAAG GTAAGGGCTCATCAGTTAGTCCTTCCTCCCTGTGAGGTTGTGATTAAGGCTGTATCAGATTATGTTGCATCCATCAAAGATCTTGGGAACCTGGATGCTGTGGCCAGGGATGTATTTAAACAGTCTCAG TCTCGGACTGAAGATAAAATCGATAGGTTTAAGAAGGCAGTGGAGTATTTTTCAGCGGCCAGTAAACCAAGACCTCTTTCAATGGGACCTTCTCCTTACCTCT TTCCAGGTTTTGGGCCTGGTCAGTTTGGCGGACCTCCTGGCCACATGGGGGCAGTACAGCCTGGAAAAGCCCAg TTTGGTCCACCCCAGGTATCAGGTGTTAAGGTGCCTTATCCAGGTGGGCCCTACGGACCCGGTCCGGCCTCTGGTCATGCCCTTCTATTCCAGAACCCACCTCCATCACTGCAGGAATGCAATGATTCTTCTGTTGGGAAAATGGGCTTTGCTGAATGGTCTGCTCCTTATGATTCCGCTCAAGGTGGCAACCGACTGCCCAACCACCACACAGCAGCTCCCTCAGGCCCTTCCCCCTCACCGTCTTCTTCCTCAGATGGGGAGGAGCAAAATGACACCAGCACTAA TCATTTGGCCGACAAGTCCTCTAGATGGGAAGATCCCAGTGGCCGTGGAGGAGGCTCCTCCGGGGACGGTCACCAGGGTAACGGGAGTGGGCCATCTATTCCATCACTGCTGTCCATGGCAACACGGAGCCACATGGACATCACAACCCCACCCCTGCCACAGGTCAGTGCGGAGGTACTGAGAGTGGCAGAGCACAGACACAGGAGAGGACTCATGTACCCACAGATCTACCACATCCTCACCAAG GGGGAGATGAAGATGCCAGTGTGTATAGAGGACGAGTGCAATCCCGACCTGCCTCCTGCCTCTCTACTGTTCCGTTCAGCCCGGCAGTATGCCTACGGGGTGCTGTTCAGCCTGGCCGAAACCCAGAGGAGGCTGGAGAGGCTGGCCATGCGCAAGCGCACTCCACTTgagg TGCCTCCGGTCATTGTTAAGGAATGGTGTGCCAGCAAAGCCAAGTCAGCTCTGACCCCGGAGCTGGTTCCAGCACTCTGTTTCCGGGAGTGGACCTGTCCCAACTTGAGGCGTCTGTGGCTGGGCCGAGCCTCGGAGGACCGCAGCCGCCGCACCCGTGCATTCCTGGCCTGCATGCGCTCAGACTGCCCTGCTCTGCTCAACCCTGCCTGCGTGCCATCCCACCTGCTGCTCATGTGCTGTGTCCTCAG GTATATGATGCAGTGGCCTGGTGGCCGCATTCTCCAACGCCACGAGCTTGATGCCTTTTTGGCCCAAGCTGTGTCTAACCAGCTCTATGAGCCTGATCAACTCCAGGAACTCAAG GTGGAGAAAGTGGATAACCGTGGAGTTCAGCTGGCCTCCCTGTTCATGAGTGGCGTGGACACTGCCCTTTTTGTGAATGATGTGTGTGGGCAGCCTCTGCCCTGGGACCACTGCTGCCCATGGGGCTTCTTTGATGGGAAACTGTTTCAGAGCAAATTGGCCAAGGCTACCAGAGACCGTGCTGCCCTGCTGGACATGTGTGAAGGCCAG GAGGAACTTGTGTCTCGCGTGGAGAAGATGCGACAGGCCATTCTAGAGGGCATCAACCTTTCACgaccccctcccccacccccacctcTGCCACCCCCAGCGTTCCTGCCTCCTGCTATGGTGCCACCTTTCTACCCTATGCACCCACTGTACCCACCACGGCCCTTGGGTTCAATGCCCCCTCCGCACCACCAGCACCGGCCAAGAGCCTTCCCAG GAATCCAGTCTATACCGCCTCAAGGTGGGAAGCTGGAGATTGCTGGTATGGTTGTGGGTCAGTGGGCTGGAAACAAACCATTGCGTGGCAGAGGGGGATTTAACATGCAGGTGGTTTCAGTGGGAGGAGGGAAAGG AAGGGGTAAAGAAATGACGCCAAAAGGAAGGGGAGGGAAGAAAATTACCACCAACCGAACACAG AATCTCTCCTCATCGCCCCCCTCTACCAGCCCCCCGAAGCTGGCAGAAGAGCCCAAGACAGTGGGGCGGCCCTCTGGAACTGGTGAGAGAGCTGGGGGCGTGTCCCAGCAGCTGAATGGCAGCTCTTCAGGAAGCGCCACTGGTCAACCCATTGACCTGCCACCACAGCCAATCCAGTGTGCCTTAGCCAGCAGAGACAACCAATCAGGAGATGGGGTAGAGGTAGAGGCCCCTTGTTGCCTTGACGACTGCCCATCAGATGGTGCACTACAGAAAGAGGAGTAA